NNNNNNNNNNNNNNNNNNNNNNNNNNNNNNNNNNNNNNNNNNNNNNNNNNNNNNNNNNNNNNNNNNNNNNNNNNNNNNNNNNNNNNNNNNNNNNNNNNNNNNNNNNNNNNNNNNNNNNNNNNNNNNNNNNNNNNNNNNNNNNNNNNNNNNNNNNNNNNNNNNNNNNNNNNNNNNNNNNNNNNNNNNNNNNNNNNNNNNNNNNNNNNNNNNNNNNNTACGACCTCAAGCCCATCCAATTCAAGCATATAAttttgtttaggttaataaatacatacatttcaattttgagtatatatatatatactccaGCAAAATGTAtgtaagaaaaatgttttagaatagaaaagaataagagagattttgagaagaattaaaggagagagataattttattgaaaaaaattttaagaagaaaagatacaattactaatattttgtttgtcaattatatttctattaaaataagtagtattaaaaaatattttaaatttaatattataaaaaaaataaaaaaaattatataaggactagtttaactaatttttaaaatttgagagatgaaaatgacttacgtctgAACTTTCAAGGATTATTTTGActataaaaaaacttttttacatgtcaagtgacacgtgtcactgaCCTGCCACGTGGtgtgccacgtgtcacttaCCTGCCACGTGTCATGTCACGTCATCATCCAACTGAcggaaggactaatttgacttacattttatctttcaagaactagtttgattaaaaaaatcatttgggGACGAAAATGAAGATCACGTGATCTTTTAGGGACGAATTTGAGTATTAACccatatattaaattttaccATACTTTTTGTAAAGTATCATGTAATTTATCCTGTGTAATGTGTtactttttaattgattattaggTTAATCATGCttagattattttataattaaattagtttttaaaatgagaaattatacaattttttaaagtattaaaaattgaaacatgGCTTTTTCTCTAAATAATTTCTAGAAGATGTATCCTAACCCTCTATAATGGCTTTCGATCTTTCGCTCCTCTCATATTCCTTCATCTTCATTGTGTCTCCCAAACAGCACTGCCTCGCTActtataatcaaattataaggcaactgaaaaactaaaaaaactgATAGGGAGTTTCAAGAAcgtagagaagagagaaaaccaaCATGTCCAAGTACGGCGAAGCAAACTCTGGCCAGGGGTGACAGCAGCGACAGATGAGGACGCGACGACGAGAGATGCATCAGAGCAAGGAGACACGATGACGCAGAGCAGGGGAGTCACAGACGCGATGGCGCAGTGTTGGAGATGCACTGGCGAGACAAATCAGAGGAGCCGACGATCGTGATTTCTGGACTCTGGAATTCGGCCGTTCGAGACTTCAGGACAGGCTGACTGGTGAGGAAGAGTTGTTGAGTGACATTGAGAGAGAACTAGGAAGAAAAATTTAGGATTAGACCACCGTTaacatgatttgaaaaataaaaaaatcagtttctaatcttttaataaattatacatttaccccttttaaaaatttaattacaatataatttaattatggtTAAGGTAGTAACtcaaattaaaagcaaatatcCAATTAAAATAGTAACCctctaataattttaggaaggattggatagaattcacctatatatataatttaaaaaaaattagagaactaaataaaaatataatataataatatggaTATACATGATATaactgaaaattttaatttctctcttgatcttaattttagagatttttattctattttctctctaatttctatCTAAATCTCTCTATTTATTGATACAAATTCATATCATATACATCAaccaacatttttttaaaataagctAACAATTAAAAACATGTAGTATTTTCTTGTCCTAATTCTGGTCAAAGTCCTTTTTTTATTCCTCTATTCATCTCCTATATTTCTCTTTCTTACCATAACATGGTTCTAtcatcattcttttttttttgttaaagtcaatattgttgttgttacttcATTGCTTTTGCTTCTTTGCATTTGCTATTGCTTCATGCTTCTGCTTccattcttttaatttgttcttcatcatTATGTCTCTATTTCTCtccacttcttcttctattgttcttctttttctcttttttcatctaTGAATCTATTTTGGATGTTttacagaaaatatttttgaatgttctatttaatagaatttttatttttattttaaattttggatgttcttatttagatattttgagaattttaatttttaattttggatgttAACCTAAATAAATGAATTTGACAGCATTTTATTCAACTTTTGAATGTTTTTTAGTAggttttaaatgtttttttattgtgtaatttcGATTGTTTAATTGGATATTATTATaagctaaaaataaaattttaaaaaaattaactaatattaactaatGAGAAGTTGGTTTTTTAGGTGTTCTCATTCAAACTTTCAGTTCTATATGTGTCAATGATCAAAAGTCTACAAGTGAATACTGTGTGTTTCTTGGATCTTTAGACTTCAAGAAAGCAAACAATAGCGGCAAGGTCCAATACAGGAGCATAGCTGATTTGGTGGCAGAACTACTTTAGATAAAGAACTTAATGGTTGAATTACAATTTTCACTAAAAAAAGTCTTACTGATGTATTGTGATAACTTGAGTGCAGTGCTGTTAGTTGCCAATCCAATTCTTCTCtccaaatcaaaatattttgagATGGATTTACACTTTGTAACGAATCATGTAAATAGCAAAATTGTCAGGGTAAGTCACATTCCAAGGGTAGTCCAAGTGACAGACATTCTAACAAAGGCTATACCATCAGAGAGTTTAATTTCCTGCACTTTAGAACCAAGCTAGGCATTGCTGAGTTAGAGTATGAAAAAGAGGCGGAACAGCTAAGAGGACAGAGCAGTGACAGTAGCAAATGGAATGTGGTGATTAATACTCAAGATGGTGGAGACCAAGCCCATACAGCAATAGAAGGTTACACAGGTGGTGAGCAAAGCTAGTTGATTCTAACGTTAAGATCAGTCCTCTTAAAAGCAGATTGATTTTTTTaagcagaaaagaaaatagagatgatGATAAGAGTGTTGAAATATTGCTGAGTCAGCTAGAAAAAGTTAATTTTGTGCTTTCAACTTTAGCCTTCTGTTTGAAAAAGTCAGTTAGGAATCAGTTAGAGGTTAGATTCTAGAAGCTACTAGAATTAGTTGTATGTTGAGCTTCCATAGGCTTCTACAACTCACTCTCTCGTGGTAACTATAAAAGGGAGCAAACCCTTACTGTATGGTTCAATCCATTAAATACAGAATGCAAATTCAGATTGTAGATCTAAACTTCCTTAACCATTAttctctccttctttctttcatcttcttctaaaCTTTCTATTCAAGTTCTGATACCtttcatggtatcagagctgaGGTACCATAGCTGTCGCAAACAGCAGAACAGATCTCAAGAGCAATGGTGTAGAATTTTGTTGCAACTCCAATATCCATGAAATTGGATGAAAACAATTATCTACAATAGAAAGATCAGGAAGAATCAATAGTTGAAGAAAATGACATGCTGAATCACCTTACTGGAGATTATATTCCTCAAGTTTTTCTCTCTGACAGTACGATGAATCTAGAGTTTTAGAAATGGAAGCGACAATATGCTCTTCTGAAGTCGTGGCTGCTAGCTTCTATGTCAAATCCTTTCATTACAAGGGTGGTTGGTTATACACTTACGCATCAGATCTGGAGAAGATTAGAATATcatttttcttctcaaattaAAGTCAAGGTAATGCAGTTGAAGAATAAAGTAAGTACTATTCAAATAGGTGCATCAGTTACTTGTGttgtcaataaaaaatattatatatgcaaTAGCCTCTATAGGTGAGTTGATGAAGAAAAATGACCATGTTAATTCGATTCTACACGGCTTGACTGAAGAGTATGGTAATGTGGTGACCTCAGTCTTAGCAAGATCGCATAGGATAAGTGTAGTAAAATTAGAAGCACTACTATTAGCTCATGAGAGTATGCTTGCAAGATTAAGAAGATCTAAAATTTTTGTGCATGCGAATGTAGCTCAACATTCACAGTATTCACAAAATTAACAGAGCCAATTTCTTTCTCAAAATTCAATGGCAAGAAGTAACTTTAGAGGTAATTTTTGTGGAAGAGTAGGAGGAATGAGCAGAGAAGACAGAATGATGCAAGATCTgcagagtagaagaagaaaaatgtcaAGTCAATATACTAAGAATAGAGAAATGCAAGAACAGTCTCACTATGGATACGGAAGAAGACAGTATGAAAGAAGCAAAATGCATTATGGAAGGAATTTCGTAAGTGAAAGGTTATAATATGAAAGGCCACAATGTCAAATTTGTGATAAGATAGGTCACACAGTCAAGACTTGCTGGTACAGATATAGTGAGGAGCAATATGAAAGAAACTATAACAATCAAGTCAACCAATCCAAAGCCAACTTCAACAATGTGTTAGCCACACCAGCAACCATTCAAGACCCGAACGGGTATCCTGACTCAGGAGCCACACACCACATGACGCATGATAAACAAAATCTGATAgagaaagaagaatatgttagtGATGAACAAGTTGTGATAGGAGATGGGACATGTATGCAAATTAATTCAGTTGGTAATTTGTGCATTAAATCTGACTTGAGCTCTAGATTGTTTCTGCTAAGAAAACTATTGTTtgtacctgaaatcacaaaaaatttgGTGAGTGTACATAAATTCTACTGTGATAATggaattttctttgaatttcatgCTGATAAGTGTTGCATTAAATCacagaaaaccaaaaaaattgtgCTCCAAAGGAAGGTTGATAAAGGTCTCTATAAATTTCTCAAATTCACTATAATGCACACACCAGCAACCTATCATACCTCTCTGAACAAGAAGACCAATCTTCAAATTTGGCATGCTAGATTAGGACATCCAAGTCAAAATGTTGTGTCAAAAGTTCTAAATGTTTGTAACATTTCTGTTTAAGCTAGTAGTCAAATAAATTGCCCAACTTGCTATATAGGAAAGTCAAACCAGTGATCCTCCCTTTTCCCACTTTACAAACAGTGTACTCTAATCCTTTAGAACTTGTATATACAGATATATGGGGACCATCACCCATAgctgataataataaaaattggtaTTTTGTGAACTTTATTAATGCGTTCTCAAAATTTACTTGGTTACATCTTATTAAGTCTAAAGCTAAGCTAAAGTCAAATTTTAATCACTTCCAACAATTGGTTGAATTGCAATTGAATACAAAACTAAAAATGCTTCAAAACTTCAATGCAACTGAATATATTAGTTTGTCAAAGGTCTTGTAGGAAATAGGAGTTCAATATAGGTTTTCTTGTCCTCGTGTACACCAACAAAATGGCTCAGCAGAAAGAAAGCACCGGCATATAGTTGAAATGGGTTTAACCCTGCTAGCAGGAGCTTCGATTCCTACAAAGTTTTAGGGTGAGGCATTTACTACAGCAGCAAAGTTGATAAACATACTACCTACACCTGTACTGAATGGACAGTCACTGACAGAGAAGTTACTGGAAAAGAAATCCCCCTTATGAAACTCTCAAGATATTTGGATGTTTGTGCTTCCCTCACCAACAATCTTACAACAAACACAAGCTTGATTTTAGGTCCTCTCCTTGCACTTTTATTGGATACAGTACGATTCACAAAGGATACAAGTGCCTCACTTAGCAAGGAAGAGTCATCATAACTCCTCATGTTTTCTTGAAGATAGGTTTTCCTttcaagaagcaagaaagaaagtCAACAATATACATGAATCAGAAGCCTCATGTCCAACAATTTCAGCCATGTCCAACAATTTCATCCATTCCAACAATTCCAAGACTTACTGAAGTCACACAGCAACTTTAAGAGCCTATAATAACAATTCATGCAAAAGATAATAGTTAACCTGAATCCCAATCATCAAGTGTCTCTCCAAGCAGCATCCTTAGAGTTGAAGAAGCAAGTAGAACAGTATCCTCTGACCAGCAAAGATCTACAGCAACCGTCCTAAACTATTCTAGAATTAGAGATTTAATGCAGCAAAAAATAGCAGTAGTGACAAATTCAATCAGGATAGCATTAGCTTAACAAAGACCAATAGTAGTGTCAGCAACTCTGATTCCAGTGCCAATCAATGATATAGAAATTGTACTGTCACTCGCTGAATTAGAAGCCCCTTATGCAGCAAGTAACTCAAACAACTCATATCTAGGAGCAAAGCTGGTGTATTCAAACCAAGAGCTTTTCAAGCAAGTGTAGAACCAAGGAGTGTGCAGCAAGCCCTCAACTCACCACAGTGGAAGGAAGTAATAGACTAGAGTATGCagcattgataaaaaaaacaaaacttgGGAGGTGGTCACTCTCTCTCAAAACAGAGAAGCAATAGGGAGCAAATAGGTCTTTAGAATCAAATACAATTCAGATGGATCCCTACAAAAGTACAAAGCAAGGCTGGTAGCACAAGGTTATGCACAGAGGCCTGGCTTTGACTTTACTGAGACATATAGTCCAGTAGTAAAGGCTACCTCAATCAACTCCTATCAATTGCCATGGCTAGGTCTTGGGTAATCAAACAACTAGATGTCAATAATGTATTTTGACATGGAAATTTGGTGGAAGATGTATACATGAAACAACCTAAAAGGTATGAAATTGGTGATTCTTCATTAGTGTGCAAATTAACAAAGGTCCTCTATGATTTGAAATAAGTCCCAAGGGAATGGTATCACAAGTTGGCAAATAGGTTGGCTGAAATTGGTTTCCAAGCAACAAATTTGGAtgttttagtatttttgtgAAGTGTAAGTGGGATAAAGACCTTTGTATTTGTATATGTAGATGATATTATCATTACTGGTGATTCTGAACAACATGTAAAAGAAGTAATTgagaagctgaatgccaagttttCACTCAAAGACATGGGTGATCTCCACTATTTTTTAGGAGTTCAAGTGGCAAAAACAAGAATTGGAGGATTGATCCTGTCACAACAAAAGTACATTGGAAAAGTATTAAAGAAAGTTAATATAGATGGGTACATAAGTTCCCACACACCTCTGCCATCCAATGTGAAGTTCTCAACCTTTGGAGGTTCAAGCTTTGATGATCCTCAGCTCTACAGATCTGTAATTGGGGGTCTACAATACCTAATAGTAACCAGACCAGAAATCTCCTACAGCATCAACAAAATGTCACAATTTGTTCAGGCTCCCTTGGACACTCATTAGAGAATGGTAAAAAGGATACTTCGGTACCTCAGTGGGACAAGAAATTATGGCTTGCAATTGAACAAAGACAACTTGATACAAGTGACTGCTTATTATGATTCAGATTGGGTTGGAGATCTTGATAATCGAAAGTCCACAAGTGGATACTGTGTGTTCCTTAGTTCTAATTTGATCTTTTGGGCTTCAAGGAAGCAAATAGCAGTGGCAAGGTCCAGTACAGAAATAGAATACAGGAACATGACTATTTTGGCAGCAGAACTACTCTAGATAGAGAACTTAATGGTTGAGTTGTAATTTTTGCTAAAAGAAGCACCACTGATATATTATGATAACTTAAGTGCAGTGTTATTACTAATCCAATTCTTCACTCCAAGTCAAAATATTTTGAGATGAATTTACACTTTGTAAGAGACCATGTAAATAACAAAACTGTCAGGGTAAATCACATTCCAGGGGCAGTCCAAGTGGCAGACATTCTACCAAAGATTATATCCTCTGAGAGTTTCCTACACTTTAGAACCAAGCTAGGCGTTGCTGAGCTAAAGTATGGAAAAGAGGCAGAACAACTAAGAGGATAGAGTAGTGGCAATAGCAGATGCAAAGTGGTGAGTAGAACTCAGAATGGTGGAGACCAAGTCCCTACAGCAATAGAAGGCTATACAGGTGGTGAGCAGAGCTAGTTGATTCTGAAGTTAAGATCAATCCTCTCAAAAGCAGATTGATTTTTTTAAGCAGAAAAGAGcagaaaagaaagtaaagatGATGATAGGAGTGTTGAACTACTGCTGAATTAGCTAGAGAAAGTTAGTTTTGTGCTTTCAGCTTTAGCCTTCTGTTTGAAGGAGTCAGTTAGGAATCAGTTAGAAGTTAGCTTGTAGAAGCTAGTAGAATTAGTTGTATGTTGAGCTTTCATAGGCTTCTAGAACTCACTCTTTCGTGATAACTATAAAAAGGATCAAATTCTTATTATATGATTCAATCCATTGAATACAGAATGGAGATTCAAATTGCAAATCCAAACTTCCCTAaccactctttttttttactttctttcatctttttctaAACTTTCTATTCAAGTTCTGATACATTTCacttttaaattatagttatcatcttttatgtttgattttaaaatggTTTAATTTCTCTATAGTTATAACAAATTTGCACTTAgatttctatactttttttttagattggatctctatatttttttttgattgGTCTCtacattacttttaattttataattaggtcaTTGCTAGTATaaaaaatgtcaaaattaataaaatatttctccgtaaattaaaaaatacccataattaattaagaatctaataattaaatctttaaccacatattttttaaaaaaatacgtttttaaacaaaaataacttaattataaaattaaaaataatatatcaacctaattaaaaataataaaaatttaataaaattataaaaatcaagcATAACAATTAAAACCTTTTAAAATTTACTTGCACACGCACGCATTATTTTTGCACACCGAATTcgtttttcaatttcttttggATAATAATAGCACTAgaacttaatttttaaaatttgatacgtaccatttaaatttttaccaCTCGATTACTTATGGTGACGTCTTCAATCTTAATTCGTCATTCattaagtttttaaaattggacgtatataaataatcatatttttaattaacgAATACTAAGATGAATAAGTATGAATGTcgttctaaaaaatataaaattttaattataaatttaataaaataataaaaattaacaaaataattaaatctaaaaataagtATAGATCTTACTTTATTGAATACTAGCatatcattttattaataaataaataaagtattatttacttaaatacATATTCTATAAGCATGCAATAATAATTTCTTCAAAATACATCTTTCTATCCAAGTCAGCCAAATTTTGAGCAAGAGTAAATGTGGTCCGAGTTATTGATGAAGATGGAAATGGCCTGGCggcaaatgaaaataaagattAAAGTATGACTCATTTTACAtgtaaaacatatatatatatcaattaaaaaaaaaacagaaaacaaaaagaaaggtAACCTGCATTAAGTAGTATAGATAACCAGAGGGCCACTTTCATCTTCATGGGAATTGGGGCCTTTTCATAGTCGAAtggactttttcttttaatgccttttgtattgtatttttctctttttcataatGCCTTTTTCCAACGTTTTCTATCAGAATATAAGATTTTTCCATGGTCCCCCAACTCCAACTTAAtactatatactatatatatttatatttataaaacaaAGCATGTATGAAATTATCCCTGATCAATAATcactaatatatattaattgattgatacattacataatatataataactctTATGCACTAACCTCGCATGgaataataaatttttcattATAGGCATATCACTCATCCCAACTAAGAAacctaatatttaaaaaaaaaaaaatagcatcaGCTCCGGTTTTTTCTCCAAAAAAATCCATCTAGCTAACTAGCTAATTAACTCAACTAGTTAAATATATAATGTACACGATATACAAATCTGTACTAAGATGATGATCGCAAGCAcctaatcaattaattaattaatttcaacccccaaaaccaaaccaaaaattaggcataaaacatttttttctttttttcatttttcctttttctgaaGCTCCTTAGTTGTCTTATTTTTGCGCATTCTATTTTGCTAGCTAGTACATACAAAGCAATGTACCAAatatcccttcttcttttttcattttttccttctaaccctaaataaaactttttgaatttttctttttattttttggggtATCTTAGCTTGTATCTCACATCATGATCATGATCATGATGATGCAAGTGGAGAAGTGAAGTCCAATAGATGATGCGTGGCATCACAAGCTTTCCAGCTATGTTCAATATCTTCAGCAATTCTCTTTGCATCAATAGATGCTCCAAGCAACCCACGCTTTGTGAAACCAACGGCATACAATCCATTCTCTCCTTTCCACCCATTTGGGAATGCTTTCCTTGGCAATCCATCTTTCTCACTGAACATTTCACTTCCCTAAATCATCATCACCAAACTATTAGTCAATTATACAagaatttaattcttttatataCACTCACAATATAAAATTCTAATCGGCTAAGTAGATATTTCAATAATATGTGAAAATTATATTATGAATCGTTAGATGGTTTAGTCAaacatattaatttatttaatagttCATAATGTAATTTTTACGTAAGAtatcattattaaaatatttaattttttttaatatgacattatataatttaatatctgtttttattcttttttaccCTAACAATTCATACAAATTAAACCCtaattgtttctatttttaatttgattaacaATATGATGTTATTGACTATATATACTATGTCAAAGTTAGGAGCGAAAATATACATGATTAAAGGAAGCACACTACCTTTAACCAAGAGGGTACATTGCTTTTGTAACCAGTTGCAAAAATGATGGCATCAAAGTTCTCAACTTTCCCATCAACAAACTCCACTGAATGCTGTGCTAGTCGTTTAATTCCCCGGCAAACCTATATACAGAATTGGACAAATAAATATGTGTAATATTGTTGGAAAAAAtgcaacagaagaaaaaaaatgtttttttctttctaaaaaaattagaggATATATAGATTGTAGTTGATTAAGACAAGGAAACAGAATATATGAACaagtcttttattattattggaaaaaCAATAATGGGGAGAGAATGTGACCTTAATTTTGCCACTTTTGATGTGAGCTAATGTGCCAACATCCAAAACTGGTGTTTTACCATTCAAATTCTTGAGCTCTAAGGGTCCAAGCTTAGGACGATTAAGTCCAAATTGGGAAGTGTCTCCAAGCATAAGATGTGACATTAGAAGCAAAAACTGATCCACAATATGTATAGGGAACCACTTCAGCAACCACATGGATAAACCAAACGTTGATTTCCCTAACATTTGTTGTGGTAAAATGTGCACCTGCATCATCAATACAAACATAAACAAATATACTTTAATATTGTTTAATCGAATTTCAATAGATGTAAAAGTAGTTACCATTGTTGATTAGTGTCTACTTTACAAAAAACTCTTAACGTAAAAATGGTACTGCAAACTGTTATTTGACTGAATCATTTACGGTTCACAGTatcatttttattgatttacactatactaataaatattaaataaggtgGTTAAGTAGCTTTTTAGGAAATTGTAGGCACAAGAGTCATGAGAGTAATGTTTTCATGATTCCGGATATTTTCTGCAAGCAGCTACTGTACTGACAGCGGTTCTTTGCAGAGAAAAAGATTGATCTCAAACTCGAAggtcattattattttttcaagcaTTTTGGGATGATGACTTTAATGTTTGCGCATGCAAACAGATTCCAATGAGGTGAGAGAAGAACGACACAAACTCTTTTGACGGTTATATATTCtatagtttaaaataatataacagCATGCTGTCTTCACTCAGCAGCTTCCAGTTTTGTCTCCAAAAAAAACAAGTGTGTTATATGAATTGGTGAACCAGAATTACACTATCAAATCACACTTCAGAT
The Arachis duranensis cultivar V14167 chromosome 5, aradu.V14167.gnm2.J7QH, whole genome shotgun sequence genome window above contains:
- the LOC107490186 gene encoding uncharacterized mitochondrial protein AtMg00810-like yields the protein MDTEEDSMKEAKCIMEGISYSEEQYERNYNNQVNQSKANFNNVLATPATIQDPNGYPDSGATHHMTHDKQNLIEKEEYVSDEQVVIGDGTYDIIITGDSEQHVKEVIEKLNAKFSLKDMGDLHYFLGVQVAKTRIGGLILSQQKYIGKVLKKVNIDGYISSHTPLPSNVKFSTFGGSSFDDPQLYRSRMVKRILRYLSGTRNYGLQLNKDNLIQVTAYYDSDWVGDLDNRKSTSGYCVFLSSNLIFWASRKQIAVARSSTEIEYRNMTILAAELL